A part of Ziziphus jujuba cultivar Dongzao chromosome 8, ASM3175591v1 genomic DNA contains:
- the LOC107414403 gene encoding probable transcriptional regulator SLK2 isoform X3 — translation MVPSRVAGGLTQSSSSSGIFFQGDGQSQAVVNSHLSSSFGNSSNSIPGTGRSNLGPVSGDMNNAVLNSVANSGPSVGASSLVTDANSALSGGPHLQRSASINTESYLCLPASPMSFSSNNISISGSSVMDGSSVVQQNSHQDQNAQQVQQSQQLQQGASSATSLPASQTGQVSLPMGVRMPGSFLQDPNNLAQVQKKPRLDIKQEDIMQQQVLQQLLQRQDSMQFQGRNPQLQALIQQQRLRQQQQILQSMPQLQRAHMQQQQQQQMHLRQLQQQAMQPVSAMKRPYDGGVCARRLMQYLYHQRQRPPDNTIAYWRKFVTEYYSPRAKKRWCLSLYDNVGHHALGVFPQAAMDAWQCDICGSKSGRGFEATFEVLPRLNEIKFGSGVIDELLFLDLPRECRFHSGIMMLEYGKAVQESVYEQLRVVREGQLRIIFSQDLKILSWEFCARRHEELFPRRLVAPQVNQLVQVAQKCQTTIAESGSDGVSQQDLQTNSNMVLTAGRQLAKSLELQSLNDLGFSKRYVRCLQISEVVNSMKDLIDFCREHKVGPIEGLKNYPRHAGAAKLQMQKMQEMEQLASVQGMPTDRNTLNKLMALHPGHNQMNNQHMVGRGALSGSQQAALALTNYQNLLMRQNSMNSNPNSIQQEASSSFCNSNQSPSSSFQGTAALIPGSMQHLPVSGFSSPHLPSQQPQQPQQLQQRSMSSNSLLQQNHPQTSQGNQVLQQQMIQQLLQEMSNSSGGQQQSLSGPTANGNVSRNGMSFGNTSGTASATANAAGTNGPAPSRSNSFKAASTSDSSAGGGNNGFNQRAAPDLPQNLHLQEDIVQDIAHEFTENGFFNSDLDDSMGYGWKA, via the exons ATGGTGCCTTCTCGGGTGGCTGGAGGGCTAACACAATCTTCATCGAGTTCTggaattttctttcaaggagATGGACAGTCCCAAGCTGTTGTTAACTCTCACTTGAGCTCATCTTTCGGGAACTCTTCTAATTCAATTCCTGGAACTGGGCGTTCGAATCTGGGTCCGGTTTCTGGGGACATGAACAATGCAGTTTTAAACAGTGTGGCGAATTCTGGTCCAAGTGTTGGGGCAAGTTCTTTGGTCACAGATGCAAACTCTGCACTTTCAGGAGGTCCACATTTGCAGAGAAGTGCGAGCATCAATACAGAGTCATATTTATGCTTACCGGCATCTCCCATGTCATTCTCATCCAATAATATTAGCATTTCTGGGTCATCAGTTATGGATGGGTCTTCTGTAGTGCAGCAGAATTCTCATCAGGACCAGAATGCTCAACAAGTGCAGCAGagccagcagctccaacaaggGGCATCAAGCGCTACATCCTTACCCGCATCACAAACTGGCCAAGTTTCACTTCCTATGGGTGTGCGAATGCCTGGATCTTTCCTTCAggatccaaataatttagctcAGGTGCAAAAGAAACCCCGTTTGGATATCAAGCAGGAAGATATCATGCAGCAACAGGTGTTACAGCAGCTTCTCCAGAGACAAGACTCCATGCAGTTCCAAGGCCGAAATCCACAGTTACAAGCCTTAATTCAGCAGCAGAGGTTACGGCAACAGCAGCAGATTTTGCAGTCTATGCCACAGTTGCAAAGGGCTCACATGCAgcaacaacagcagcagcagATGCACTTGAGGCAACTTCAGCAGCAGGCAATGCAGCCAGTATCTGCTATGAAGCGGCCTTATGATGGTGGTGTATGTGCTCGTCGCTTGATGCAATATCTTTATCATCAGCGTCAAAGACCGCCT GACAATACTATTGCCTATTGGAGGAAATTTGTGACAGAATACTACTCTCCCCGTGCTAAGAAAAGATGGTGCTTATCATTATATGACAATGTTGGGCATCATGCACTTGGTGTTTTCCCTCAGGCAGCTATG GATGCATGGCAGTGTGACATCTGTGGTTCTAAATCTGGAAGGGGTTTTG AGGCAACTTTTGAAGTTCTCCCCAGACTTAATGAGATCAAATTTGGTAGTGGAGTGATTGATGAACTTCTTTTCTTGGACTTGCCACGTGAATGTAGATTTCATTCTGGAATAATGATGTTGGAGTATGGAAAAGCGGTACAAGAAAGTGTGTATGAGCAGCTTCGTGTTGTTCGGGAGGGTCAGCTTCGTATCATATTCTCTcaagatttaaag ATTTTGTCTTGGGAATTTTGCGCACGGCGACATGAAGAACTTTTCCCTCGGAGATTGGTTGCGCCACAG GTGAACCAGCTGGTTCAGGTTGCACAGAAGTGCCAAACAACAATTGCTGAAAGTGGATCTGATGGGGTTTCTCAGCAGGATTTGCAAACGAACAGCAATAT GGTATTGACTGCAGGGCGACAGCTTGCTAAGAGTTTGGAGTTGCAGTCACTGAATGACTTGGGTTTTTCTAAAAGATATGTAAGGTGTTTGCAG ATCTCTGAGGTAGTCAATAGCATGAAAGATTTGATTGATTTCTGCCGGGAGCACAAAGTTGGGCCTATTG AGGGCTTGAAAAATTATCCTCGACATGCTGGTGCAGCCAAGCTCCAGATGCAAAAGATGCAAGAAATGGAGCAGCTAGCAAGCGTTCAGGGTATGCCAACAGACAGGAATACCCTCAATAAGTTGATGGCTTTGCATCCAGGGCATAATCAAATGAACAACCAGCACATGGTTGGACGAGGAGCTTTAAGTGGTTCACAACAAGCCGCTTTGGCATTGACTAATTACCAGAATCTGCTTATGAGGCAGAACTCAATGAATTCAAATCCCAACTCTATACAACAAGAGGCATCATCTTCCTTCTGTAATTCCAACCAAAGTCCATCATCGTCCTTCCAAGGCACTGCTGCTTTAATACCAGGGTCCATGCAGCATTTACCTGTGAGTGGCTTTTCAAGTCCTCATCTTCCCTCACAACAACCACAGCAGCCACAACAGCTGCAGCAGCGTTCGATGTCTTCTAATAGCTTACTGCAACAAAACCATCCACAGACCTCACAAGGCAACCAGGTCTTACAACAGCAGATGATCCAGCAACTGCTGCAGGAGATGTCCAATAGCAGTGGAGGACAACAGCAATCTCTTTCTGGACCCACGGCCAATGGTAATGTGTCAAGGAATGGAATGAGTTTTGGCAACACATCAGGAACAGCTTCAG
- the LOC107414470 gene encoding protein COFACTOR ASSEMBLY OF COMPLEX C SUBUNIT B CCB2, chloroplastic: protein MSNISLIFCPLTQLKIPTQFRAEKATTKFLAVSARLENGNSQSSTEKPQVNLSVLRFTFGIPGLDESYLPRWIGYGFGSLLVLNHFLGSNSPTITTPAQLRTEALGLSLAAFSIALPYLGKFLKGATPMDQATIPEGAEQIFVISPNVSNSLKEDLAWATYILLRNTNTISVLISIQGEICVRGYWNTPDGVSKTNLLVWFERQIEKIGLSDMKSTLYFPQISDSELWKMLPKGSRSLLVQPVLQVPTSNDNAMEKIEGFVLLASSMRYAYSEKDRAWIGALARKFRGWK from the exons ATGAGCAacatttctctcattttttgcCCGTTAACCCAGCTGAAAATCCCGACTCAGTTTCGCGCCGAAAAGGCCACCACAAAATTCTTAGCAGTCTCTGCTCGTCTTGAAAATGGTAATTCTCAAAGCAGCACGGAAAAACCACAAGTCAATCTCTCTGTTCTCCGCTTCACATTCG GGATACCTGGGCTGGACGAATCCTACTTACCCAGATGGATAGGATATGGGTTTGGTTCGCTTTTGGTGTTGAACCATTTCTTGGGTTCTAATTCACCCACTATTACAACCCCAGCACAGCTC AGAACAGAGGCTTTAGGTCTTTCTTTGGCTGCATTCTCAATAGCACTTCCTTATCTTGGAAAGTTTCTTAAg GGTGCCACCCCAATGGATCAAGCAACTATCCCTGAGGGCGCTGAGCAAATTTTTGTGATTTCACCAAATGTCTCAAATTCTTTGAAGGAGGATTTGGCCTGGGCGACATACATCTTGTTGCGCAATACAAACACCATATCTGTG TTAAtatcaatccaaggtgaaatATGTGTACGTGGGTACTGGAACACACCAGATGGTGTATCAAAGACAAATCTACTGGTTTGGTTTGAGAGGCAGATTGAAAAAATTGGCCTTTCTGATATGAAAAGCACCCTCTACTTTCCTCAGATTTCAG ATTCTGAACTTTGGAAGATGCTACCCAAGGGGAGTCGTTCTCTTCTTGTACAACCAGTGCTACAGGTTCCAACCTCGAATGACAATGCAATGGAAAAAATTGAAGGGTTTGTCTTGTTGGCTTCGAGCATGAGGTATGCATATAGTGAGAAAGATAGAGCCTGGATAGGAGCACTTGCAAGAAAATTCAGAG GATGGAAATAG
- the LOC107414403 gene encoding probable transcriptional regulator SLK2 isoform X2, with protein sequence MVPSRVAGGLTQSSSSSGIFFQGDGQSQAVVNSHLSSSFGNSSNSIPGTGRSNLGPVSGDMNNAVLNSVANSGPSVGASSLVTDANSALSGGPHLQRSASINTESYLCLPASPMSFSSNNISISGSSVMDGSSVVQQNSHQDQNAQQVQQSQQLQQGASSATSLPASQTGQVSLPMGVRMPGSFLQDPNNLAQVQKKPRLDIKQEDIMQQQVLQQLLQRQDSMQFQGRNPQLQALIQQQRLRQQQQILQSMPQLQRAHMQQQQQQQMHLRQLQQQAMQPVSAMKRPYDGGVCARRLMQYLYHQRQRPPDNTIAYWRKFVTEYYSPRAKKRWCLSLYDNVGHHALGVFPQAAMLDELHVQEKDAWQCDICGSKSGRGFEATFEVLPRLNEIKFGSGVIDELLFLDLPRECRFHSGIMMLEYGKAVQESVYEQLRVVREGQLRIIFSQDLKILSWEFCARRHEELFPRRLVAPQVNQLVQVAQKCQTTIAESGSDGVSQQDLQTNSNMVLTAGRQLAKSLELQSLNDLGFSKRYVRCLQISEVVNSMKDLIDFCREHKVGPIEGLKNYPRHAGAAKLQMQKMQEMEQLASVQGMPTDRNTLNKLMALHPGHNQMNNQHMVGRGALSGSQQAALALTNYQNLLMRQNSMNSNPNSIQQEASSSFCNSNQSPSSSFQGTAALIPGSMQHLPVSGFSSPHLPSQQPQQPQQLQQRSMSSNSLLQQNHPQTSQGNQVLQQQMIQQLLQEMSNSSGGQQQSLSGPTANGNVSRNGMSFGNTSGTASATANAAGTNGPAPSRSNSFKAASTSDSSAGGGNNGFNQRAAPDLPQNLHLQEDIVQDIAHEFTENGFFNSDLDDSMGYGWKA encoded by the exons ATGGTGCCTTCTCGGGTGGCTGGAGGGCTAACACAATCTTCATCGAGTTCTggaattttctttcaaggagATGGACAGTCCCAAGCTGTTGTTAACTCTCACTTGAGCTCATCTTTCGGGAACTCTTCTAATTCAATTCCTGGAACTGGGCGTTCGAATCTGGGTCCGGTTTCTGGGGACATGAACAATGCAGTTTTAAACAGTGTGGCGAATTCTGGTCCAAGTGTTGGGGCAAGTTCTTTGGTCACAGATGCAAACTCTGCACTTTCAGGAGGTCCACATTTGCAGAGAAGTGCGAGCATCAATACAGAGTCATATTTATGCTTACCGGCATCTCCCATGTCATTCTCATCCAATAATATTAGCATTTCTGGGTCATCAGTTATGGATGGGTCTTCTGTAGTGCAGCAGAATTCTCATCAGGACCAGAATGCTCAACAAGTGCAGCAGagccagcagctccaacaaggGGCATCAAGCGCTACATCCTTACCCGCATCACAAACTGGCCAAGTTTCACTTCCTATGGGTGTGCGAATGCCTGGATCTTTCCTTCAggatccaaataatttagctcAGGTGCAAAAGAAACCCCGTTTGGATATCAAGCAGGAAGATATCATGCAGCAACAGGTGTTACAGCAGCTTCTCCAGAGACAAGACTCCATGCAGTTCCAAGGCCGAAATCCACAGTTACAAGCCTTAATTCAGCAGCAGAGGTTACGGCAACAGCAGCAGATTTTGCAGTCTATGCCACAGTTGCAAAGGGCTCACATGCAgcaacaacagcagcagcagATGCACTTGAGGCAACTTCAGCAGCAGGCAATGCAGCCAGTATCTGCTATGAAGCGGCCTTATGATGGTGGTGTATGTGCTCGTCGCTTGATGCAATATCTTTATCATCAGCGTCAAAGACCGCCT GACAATACTATTGCCTATTGGAGGAAATTTGTGACAGAATACTACTCTCCCCGTGCTAAGAAAAGATGGTGCTTATCATTATATGACAATGTTGGGCATCATGCACTTGGTGTTTTCCCTCAGGCAGCTATG TTGGATGAGTTGCATGTGCAGGAAAAG GATGCATGGCAGTGTGACATCTGTGGTTCTAAATCTGGAAGGGGTTTTG AGGCAACTTTTGAAGTTCTCCCCAGACTTAATGAGATCAAATTTGGTAGTGGAGTGATTGATGAACTTCTTTTCTTGGACTTGCCACGTGAATGTAGATTTCATTCTGGAATAATGATGTTGGAGTATGGAAAAGCGGTACAAGAAAGTGTGTATGAGCAGCTTCGTGTTGTTCGGGAGGGTCAGCTTCGTATCATATTCTCTcaagatttaaag ATTTTGTCTTGGGAATTTTGCGCACGGCGACATGAAGAACTTTTCCCTCGGAGATTGGTTGCGCCACAG GTGAACCAGCTGGTTCAGGTTGCACAGAAGTGCCAAACAACAATTGCTGAAAGTGGATCTGATGGGGTTTCTCAGCAGGATTTGCAAACGAACAGCAATAT GGTATTGACTGCAGGGCGACAGCTTGCTAAGAGTTTGGAGTTGCAGTCACTGAATGACTTGGGTTTTTCTAAAAGATATGTAAGGTGTTTGCAG ATCTCTGAGGTAGTCAATAGCATGAAAGATTTGATTGATTTCTGCCGGGAGCACAAAGTTGGGCCTATTG AGGGCTTGAAAAATTATCCTCGACATGCTGGTGCAGCCAAGCTCCAGATGCAAAAGATGCAAGAAATGGAGCAGCTAGCAAGCGTTCAGGGTATGCCAACAGACAGGAATACCCTCAATAAGTTGATGGCTTTGCATCCAGGGCATAATCAAATGAACAACCAGCACATGGTTGGACGAGGAGCTTTAAGTGGTTCACAACAAGCCGCTTTGGCATTGACTAATTACCAGAATCTGCTTATGAGGCAGAACTCAATGAATTCAAATCCCAACTCTATACAACAAGAGGCATCATCTTCCTTCTGTAATTCCAACCAAAGTCCATCATCGTCCTTCCAAGGCACTGCTGCTTTAATACCAGGGTCCATGCAGCATTTACCTGTGAGTGGCTTTTCAAGTCCTCATCTTCCCTCACAACAACCACAGCAGCCACAACAGCTGCAGCAGCGTTCGATGTCTTCTAATAGCTTACTGCAACAAAACCATCCACAGACCTCACAAGGCAACCAGGTCTTACAACAGCAGATGATCCAGCAACTGCTGCAGGAGATGTCCAATAGCAGTGGAGGACAACAGCAATCTCTTTCTGGACCCACGGCCAATGGTAATGTGTCAAGGAATGGAATGAGTTTTGGCAACACATCAGGAACAGCTTCAG
- the LOC107414403 gene encoding probable transcriptional regulator SLK2 isoform X1 has product MVPSRVAGGLTQSSSSSGIFFQGDGQSQAVVNSHLSSSFGNSSNSIPGTGRSNLGPVSGDMNNAVLNSVANSGPSVGASSLVTDANSALSGGPHLQRSASINTESYLCLPASPMSFSSNNISISGSSVMDGSSVVQQNSHQDQNAQQVQQSQQLQQGASSATSLPASQTGQVSLPMGVRMPGSFLQDPNNLAQVQKKPRLDIKQEDIMQQQVLQQLLQRQDSMQFQGRNPQLQALIQQQRLRQQQQILQSMPQLQRAHMQQQQQQQMHLRQLQQQAMQPVSAMKRPYDGGVCARRLMQYLYHQRQRPPDNTIAYWRKFVTEYYSPRAKKRWCLSLYDNVGHHALGVFPQAAMTCLSVYMQLDELHVQEKDAWQCDICGSKSGRGFEATFEVLPRLNEIKFGSGVIDELLFLDLPRECRFHSGIMMLEYGKAVQESVYEQLRVVREGQLRIIFSQDLKILSWEFCARRHEELFPRRLVAPQVNQLVQVAQKCQTTIAESGSDGVSQQDLQTNSNMVLTAGRQLAKSLELQSLNDLGFSKRYVRCLQISEVVNSMKDLIDFCREHKVGPIEGLKNYPRHAGAAKLQMQKMQEMEQLASVQGMPTDRNTLNKLMALHPGHNQMNNQHMVGRGALSGSQQAALALTNYQNLLMRQNSMNSNPNSIQQEASSSFCNSNQSPSSSFQGTAALIPGSMQHLPVSGFSSPHLPSQQPQQPQQLQQRSMSSNSLLQQNHPQTSQGNQVLQQQMIQQLLQEMSNSSGGQQQSLSGPTANGNVSRNGMSFGNTSGTASATANAAGTNGPAPSRSNSFKAASTSDSSAGGGNNGFNQRAAPDLPQNLHLQEDIVQDIAHEFTENGFFNSDLDDSMGYGWKA; this is encoded by the exons ATGGTGCCTTCTCGGGTGGCTGGAGGGCTAACACAATCTTCATCGAGTTCTggaattttctttcaaggagATGGACAGTCCCAAGCTGTTGTTAACTCTCACTTGAGCTCATCTTTCGGGAACTCTTCTAATTCAATTCCTGGAACTGGGCGTTCGAATCTGGGTCCGGTTTCTGGGGACATGAACAATGCAGTTTTAAACAGTGTGGCGAATTCTGGTCCAAGTGTTGGGGCAAGTTCTTTGGTCACAGATGCAAACTCTGCACTTTCAGGAGGTCCACATTTGCAGAGAAGTGCGAGCATCAATACAGAGTCATATTTATGCTTACCGGCATCTCCCATGTCATTCTCATCCAATAATATTAGCATTTCTGGGTCATCAGTTATGGATGGGTCTTCTGTAGTGCAGCAGAATTCTCATCAGGACCAGAATGCTCAACAAGTGCAGCAGagccagcagctccaacaaggGGCATCAAGCGCTACATCCTTACCCGCATCACAAACTGGCCAAGTTTCACTTCCTATGGGTGTGCGAATGCCTGGATCTTTCCTTCAggatccaaataatttagctcAGGTGCAAAAGAAACCCCGTTTGGATATCAAGCAGGAAGATATCATGCAGCAACAGGTGTTACAGCAGCTTCTCCAGAGACAAGACTCCATGCAGTTCCAAGGCCGAAATCCACAGTTACAAGCCTTAATTCAGCAGCAGAGGTTACGGCAACAGCAGCAGATTTTGCAGTCTATGCCACAGTTGCAAAGGGCTCACATGCAgcaacaacagcagcagcagATGCACTTGAGGCAACTTCAGCAGCAGGCAATGCAGCCAGTATCTGCTATGAAGCGGCCTTATGATGGTGGTGTATGTGCTCGTCGCTTGATGCAATATCTTTATCATCAGCGTCAAAGACCGCCT GACAATACTATTGCCTATTGGAGGAAATTTGTGACAGAATACTACTCTCCCCGTGCTAAGAAAAGATGGTGCTTATCATTATATGACAATGTTGGGCATCATGCACTTGGTGTTTTCCCTCAGGCAGCTATG ACTTGTCTGAGTGTATATATGCAGTTGGATGAGTTGCATGTGCAGGAAAAG GATGCATGGCAGTGTGACATCTGTGGTTCTAAATCTGGAAGGGGTTTTG AGGCAACTTTTGAAGTTCTCCCCAGACTTAATGAGATCAAATTTGGTAGTGGAGTGATTGATGAACTTCTTTTCTTGGACTTGCCACGTGAATGTAGATTTCATTCTGGAATAATGATGTTGGAGTATGGAAAAGCGGTACAAGAAAGTGTGTATGAGCAGCTTCGTGTTGTTCGGGAGGGTCAGCTTCGTATCATATTCTCTcaagatttaaag ATTTTGTCTTGGGAATTTTGCGCACGGCGACATGAAGAACTTTTCCCTCGGAGATTGGTTGCGCCACAG GTGAACCAGCTGGTTCAGGTTGCACAGAAGTGCCAAACAACAATTGCTGAAAGTGGATCTGATGGGGTTTCTCAGCAGGATTTGCAAACGAACAGCAATAT GGTATTGACTGCAGGGCGACAGCTTGCTAAGAGTTTGGAGTTGCAGTCACTGAATGACTTGGGTTTTTCTAAAAGATATGTAAGGTGTTTGCAG ATCTCTGAGGTAGTCAATAGCATGAAAGATTTGATTGATTTCTGCCGGGAGCACAAAGTTGGGCCTATTG AGGGCTTGAAAAATTATCCTCGACATGCTGGTGCAGCCAAGCTCCAGATGCAAAAGATGCAAGAAATGGAGCAGCTAGCAAGCGTTCAGGGTATGCCAACAGACAGGAATACCCTCAATAAGTTGATGGCTTTGCATCCAGGGCATAATCAAATGAACAACCAGCACATGGTTGGACGAGGAGCTTTAAGTGGTTCACAACAAGCCGCTTTGGCATTGACTAATTACCAGAATCTGCTTATGAGGCAGAACTCAATGAATTCAAATCCCAACTCTATACAACAAGAGGCATCATCTTCCTTCTGTAATTCCAACCAAAGTCCATCATCGTCCTTCCAAGGCACTGCTGCTTTAATACCAGGGTCCATGCAGCATTTACCTGTGAGTGGCTTTTCAAGTCCTCATCTTCCCTCACAACAACCACAGCAGCCACAACAGCTGCAGCAGCGTTCGATGTCTTCTAATAGCTTACTGCAACAAAACCATCCACAGACCTCACAAGGCAACCAGGTCTTACAACAGCAGATGATCCAGCAACTGCTGCAGGAGATGTCCAATAGCAGTGGAGGACAACAGCAATCTCTTTCTGGACCCACGGCCAATGGTAATGTGTCAAGGAATGGAATGAGTTTTGGCAACACATCAGGAACAGCTTCAG
- the LOC107405058 gene encoding BAG family molecular chaperone regulator 1 produces the protein MMRMKTKTTGISQMNGGGGGGAESTTSEWELRPGGMLVQKRIGSDHNSIPPPTIRVRVKYGSIYHEISISSQASFGELKKMLVGPTGLHHEDQKLLFKDKERDSKAFLDTCGVKDRSKIVLVEDPISQEKRVLEMRRNAKMEKASKSISEISLEVDRLAGRVSALESIISKGAKVAETDVLNLIELLMNQLLKLDGIIADGDVKLQRKMQVRRVQKYVETLDMLKIKNSMPASNGVHSPMQVQQRHSNGQIQPPAVHHEQKPRHSNGHSFFHLATNQQQQQQQQKQQEGASRNSTSGPVVVTTKWETFDSTPGLVPSTSKPATNNDSVHPKFNWEFFE, from the exons atgatgaGAATGAAGACGAAGACGACTGGTATATCCCAGAtgaatggtggtggtggtggtggagccGAGTCAACGACATCGGAGTGGGAGCTTAGACCAGGAGGAATGTTGGTCCAGAAACGTATCGGCTCCGATCACAACTCAATCCCTCCGCCGACAATTAGAGTTAGGGTTAAATACGGCTCCATTTACCACGAAATCAGTATCAGTTCTCAAGCTTCATTCG GGGAACTGAAGAAAATGTTAGTGGGTCCGACTGGTTTACACCATGAAGATCAGAAGTTGTTGTTCAAAGACAAAGAGAGAGATTCGAAAGCTTTTCTGGACACTTGCGGTGTCAAAGACCGATCGAAGATTGTGTTGGTGGAAGACCCAATTAGCCAAGAAAAACGCGTCCTCGAGATGCGCCGCAATGCCAAAATGGAGAAAGCGTCAAAGTCTATTTCAGAGATCAGCTTGGAAGTCGATAGACTCGCTGGCCGG GTTTCGGCTCTTGAATCCATAATTTCTAAAGGTGCCAAAGTTGCAGAAACAGATGTGCTTAATCTGATAGAGTTGTTGATGAATCAATTGCTTAAATTAGACGGAATCATTGCTGATGGGGATGTGAAATTGCAGAGAAAAATGCAG GTGAGGAGAGTTCAAAAATATGTAGAAACTCTGGATATGTTGAAGATTAAAAACTCCATGCCAGCAAGCAATGGAGTTCACAGCCCTATGCAAGTCCAACAGAGGCATTCAAATGGGCAAATACAACCACCAGCAGTTCATCATGAGCAGAAACCAAGGCATTCAAATGGGCATTCTTTTTTCCATTTGGCAACAaatcagcaacaacaacaacagcaacaaaagCAACAAGAAGGAGCATCAAGGAATTCAACATCAGGGCCAGTTGTTGTGACAACAAAATGGGAGACATTTGATTCAACGCCGGGATTGGTTCCATCTACATCAAAGCCGGCAACCAACAACGATTCTGTTCATCCTAAATTCAATTGGGAATTCTTTGAGTAA
- the LOC107414404 gene encoding dihydrodipicolinate reductase-like protein CRR1, chloroplastic has protein sequence MVSLSSQFHLTILKKYSYHIKPRPSIFCSVQPSQSNIKVIINGAAKEIGRAAVVAVTKARGMEVAGAVDSYFVGEDIGKVSDMEEPLEIPIMNDLTMVLGSISQSKETGVVIDFTEPSKVYDNVKQAIAFGMRSVVYVPRIEVGTVAALSAFCEKASMGCLIAPTLSIGSILLQQAAISASFHYNNVEIVESRENAADLPSADALQIANNLSNLGKIYNREDLSTDVVARGQVLGEDGVRVHSLVLPGLPSGTTVHFSGPGEIYTLKHDITNVECLMPGLILAIRRVVRLKNLVYGLEKFL, from the exons ATGGTGTCCTTGAGCAGCCAATTTCACCTTACAATCCTCAAGAAATATTCCTACCACATTAAACCGAGACCTTCTATATTTTGCTCAGTTCAACCTTCTCAAAGCAATATCAAG GTAATTATAAATGGAGCTGCAAAGGAAATAGGAAGGGCAGCAGTAGTTGCAGTGACAAAAGCAAGAGGTATGGAGGTGGCTGGTGCTGTGGACTCTTATTTTGTAGGGGAAGATATTGGGAAG gtATCTGACATGGAAGAACCTTTGGAAATTCCCATAATGAATGATTTAACTATGGTTTTAGGTTCCATCTCTCag TCCAAAGAAACAGGAGTAGTTATTGATTTCACCGAACCTTCCAAAGTATATGACAATGTGAAGCAG GCAATAGCATTTGGCATGAGAAGTGTAGTTTATGTGCCAAGAATTGAAGTAGGCACAGTAGCAGCATTATCTGCTTTCTGTGAGAAAGCCAGCATG GGTTGTCTGATTGCCCCAACTCTGTCTATTGGATCCATACTTCTACAACAAGCTGCAATCTCGGCTTCATTTCACTACAACAATGTAGAAATTGTGGAATCCAGGGAAAATGCAGCG GATCTTCCATCAGCAGATGCACTTCAAATTGCTAACAACCTCTCCAACCTTGGGAAGATCTACAACAGAGAAGATCTTTCAACAGATGTTGTG GCAAGGGGTCAAGTTCTGGGAGAAGATGGGGTTCGTGTACATAGCTTAGTCCTTCCAGGGCTGCCTTCTGGAACAACTGTCCACTTCTCTGGTCCGGGAGAG ATTTACACTCTCAAACATGACATCACAAATGTGGAATGTCTCATGCCGGGCCTTATCTTAGCCATCAGAAGAGTTGTACGCCTCAAG AACCTGGTGTATGGATTGGAGAAATTTTTGTAG